The genome window ATCGCCGGCTTCATCAAGCACGTATATCTTCCCGCCTAGTTTCCCCCGCTCTTCGTCAACAACAAGTCGGCGATCCAGTACCATCGTCAGTCCACCGGTTAATTGTCGATACAATCGGTTGCCCAGTCGAACAAATAGCGTCGAATCCGTCCGGCTGTTCACGAGTGTGTCAGCGCCAGCCAGTGTCAATTGCCTGATCATGGAAAGACCTATTCGCTTTCGGGGGGCCTGACTACTGGCTCTATACGTAAAAACTGATCGCCCATTGTACTGAAACCGCCCCGTCAATCGAGTCCCATCCCGAAGAAAAGCCGTTCCGTCATGGTATTGGTAATTGACAGCGGGCGTCTGATTGACAGGTATATACACTGGCATAGGCGTATAACCACGGTGTTGTTGCGCTAAAGAAACAGTAGTGCCGATAAATACGGAGAAGAGAACTAATACAGCCTTTTTCATACCTGTATTACCAATTAAGTAGATGATCAACTACAGGCTAAACTAATCATATTTTTCATAAAATAACTTGTATCATTTATAGTAAATAAGGCGGGCGGAAGCCCGCGAACGAGGAAAGATATTGTTAGTTGCTTCTACTTCGCGGGCTTCCGCCCACGCTACTTACAAAAAAAAGTTTGAGCAGAATATGCTCTGGTCATTGCCAGCTGCATAGTTTGCTCAAACGTCGAATCGGGTTTATTTGCCGAAACTAATGTCGGTTAGCCTTTTTTCCGGCGAACAGACGTTCTGGAAGCGACTTCTGCCTGAAACTTTATCTTCAGTTGCCGATCAAGTACCTTATCACGAGGAATATAAATACTCGTTTTACCATCCGAAAATTTGAGCATCCAATACACATTATCTGTAGTAGGCGGGATGGATGTATAAATGGGTTTGCTCATAAGCTGATTGATAAAATAGAACCGCAACCAGCCCTACGCCAGTTAGCGTAGGGAAATGAATGAACTGCCTGCCGATTAGGGAGTACTGACGGGTTCGTATGAACTCAGGACAAGTCGGTTGAACGACGGACTTATGCGACCGTTTTCTTTACGTCAACGGCATTTGGCCCTTTGGGGGTCCGGGTGACAGAAAAACTGACCTTGTCTTGTTCGTTGATTGGTTCTGTCAGCGCATTTATGTGCACAAAAATGCTGTCTTGACTCTGAAGGTCTCTGATGAAACCGTAGCCTTTGGAGGCATTGAAGAAAGTCACTATGCCTTGGCGAGGAACCTCTGGCGAGGAGTCATTTTCCTGTTTGGAAACCCCAATCTGGATGTCCTCTTCATTGATTTGCCGCTTTCTTCTGGGATCAGGAGGGGTAGATGTAATGTTGCCGTTTTCATCTACGTAAGCTAACATCTGATCGAGAGCCTGGCCCTTTTGGGCATTCGCTTTACGGTCTTCCCGCTTTTCCTGTTTATCTTTTTTCTTTTTTTGTCTTTGCTTTTCTTTTTCCTTTTTACTGAACGTTTCCATAGTTTATGTTTGTTCTCGCGGGCTTATCATGTGATAAACATGATGATGATAGGTCGAGAATGATGCCCTTTTGAGATCGAACGAGCTTAAGTGCAGGTATTGGTAAATAAGACCGTTTCTTATTGAACCATAACTAGCTTAAATAAGTTGTTCGCGGCACGATTTTGTCTAAACTTTCTTGGTGGCCTGTCTAAATCCTTTTGTTAGCGCCAATTTGGGGGTAAATTTTGGTGCCTGAATTGTCGATTAGGGCGCTGCTGGCTCTGGTGCCGGGGACGAAAGTTTTTGTTTCAAATCGAACGTTTGGCCGGCAAAAACGATCAGGATCTGGTTGTCGTCGAATGCCCGTTTGATCGCCATAATCGCATCACTGAGGGCCGCCTGTGGGTTTGTGGTATTACTGATCCAGAACCAGAGGACAAACTGAATGTTGGCATCGGCGAACGTCCGGTAATGCAGATCGACCGGACGTTCGGCCAGCACGAACGGCAACAGACTAACGGCCTCTTTAGCAACCTGCTGCGCCTTTGCCAAATCATCGATATACGAGACACCAGCTGCTACCTCGATCCGTCGCTGGCCAAGCCGGGAGTAGTTCTTGATGGGTTTTTGAAAGACATCTTTACTCGGGATCTCGACCGTCTGCCCCTGTCCGTTATCGATAACGATGGACCGAAGCTTGATGTCCAGCACCTTGCCCGTATACCCATTTGTGTCAACGATGTCACCGACCTGAACTGGACGGGCAATCGCGATCATGGCCCCCGAAATGAAATTGGCCGTCAGGTCCTGAAACGCAAAACCGACAGCTAGGGCAATGACCCCGGCCCCCGCAAGCAATGACGTTACGGTCTTGTCGAGTCCCAGTACGCCCAGCGCTACAAACAACCCAACGGCCAGAATCAGCACGCGGCTCAGGGCACCGGTCAGGTTGATGAGCGAAACATTACTACTAACCCGGTCAAGACCACTTACCACCCATTTGCTCAGCCAGCGCGACAGGAACGTGAAAATGACCAGCAGCAAGATGGCAGCGGCCAGCTTGGGCGTATACCGAATGGCGGCACGAATCCAGGTTGATAGTTCGGCGTAAATGAGGCCAGTGGCCTGAGAAAAATCCATTGTATGCAGATTAACACTGGGAAGAGAACGTCGGAGATTCGGATTGTGTTTCGTCATTACAGCCGTTCAGCGTACCTTTGTCCGATTGAAAGCTGCCAGAATAACGCATAACCAATGACACCACCCGCTGCTGTATACCTCGATAATGCCGCCACCACCCGGCTTGCTCCTGAAGTTTTAGAGGCCATGCTGCCGCTCATGACGGAGCAGTTTGGCAATCCGTCGTCCATCCACAGCCACGGTCGGATGGTACGTACGGCGATAGAAAAGGCACGCAAAACGGTTGCCGGTTTGCTGAATACGTCGCCTGCCGAAATCTTCTTTACGTCGGGTGGCACCGAAGCAGACAACACGGCCATTCGAAGCAGTATCGAAACGTACGGGTTGACGCACACGATCACATCGCCACTGGAACACCATGCCGTATTGCACACGCTGGAGCATCTGGCCAAGCGAGGGTCGATTCGACTGAGTATGGTAAACATCGACAGCAAAGGACACATCGATCTGGCGCATCTGGAAACGCTCCTGCAAACGAATAAAAATACGGGTTCTGGCCGTTCGCTGGTGTCCTTGATGCACGGTAACAACGAGATCGGCAATCTGTTGAATCTGAGTCAGGCGGGTGCAATTTGTCGGGAATACGACGCTATTTTTCACTCGGATACGGTTCAGACGATGGGCCATTTTCGGCACGATCTGCAACAACTGCCGGTTGACTTCATTGTTGGCTCGGCGCATAAATTTCACGGGCCCAAGGGCGTCGGTTTTCTGTACGTCAACGCCGAACGCGCAAAAATTAATCCGTTCGTTCATGGTGGGGCGCAGGAACGTAATATGCGGGGTGGCACCGAAAATGTATACGGCATTGTTGGGCTGGCCAAAGCACTGGAAATCGCCTATCGGGACATGGAGGAGCACCGGCAACATATCACGTCCCTAAAACAGCGAATGATCGATCGGTTGCGCGCCAGTATGCCGGATGTGCAGTTCAATGGCGATTCGGCTAATGTCGAGGGAAGTTTATACACCGTTCTGAACGTGAGCTTGCCCGCGTCCGACATGAGCGATATGCTGCTGTTCAGTCTGGACATTGCCCGGATCTCGGCTTCGGGAGGTTCGGCCTGCTCCAGTGGTTCGAATGTCGGTTCGCATGTACTAGCGGCATTGCCGGGACTGGACGCAGACCGGGGCTACGTTCGTTTCTCGTTCGGTAAATACAACACCACGGATGAAATCGACTATGCCGTCGATACGCTGATTGGACTCTATCAAAAAGAATTGACGAATTAGCGTTTCCGAATTGTCAACCAAAAAAACAGGCAGGTATCTCGATGGATGCCTGCCTGTTTTTTTGGTTGACGGTAATGTGATTACGATCAGACTTTTTCTACGGGTTCGGTAACGATCCAGCGCTGCGCTACAGTAAGCGTATACTGCAAAAAGGCTTTGGCTGTCCGCTCGTAAACTTCGTTACCAACGAAATGACCCTGTTCGTCCAGATTCTTATCGGTTTCGTGCGACTCGTATAACTTGGGCGACACAATCGAATAACTGTTCGTAAAACTAATCGTCTTGTTGACAACCGTGGTCATATCCAGCGCTGGCTGGCGACCACCCCGACCGTTCGAGATGCCGACCATCGCAAATACCTTGTTGTCGAACAGGTGCTTGAACGAAGGAACGCCCATCTGGTGGATTGTATTGGTAGCCTGAGGGGGCGCGGTCCAGTTGTATTCGGGCATGGCAAACAGAACCAGATCGGCTGGTTCCCAGGCATTAATCAACTCCTCCTCAAAAGGCGTGAGCGTTTCTCTCTTGACAGAGCCTTGACCCACGTATGGAATATCGTAGTTTTCAAAATTAACCAGTGAAACCTCGTGTTGCCCATCGTCAGCCAGCAGGTGCCGGATGTAGTTGACGAAGCGCAGAGAATTGCTGTTTTTGCGCGACGAGGTAGAAATTAAGGCGATTTTCATTGCTTAAGTAGGTTCTTATGCAGGATGAACCACCGTGTTAAGCGTTTAGTTTCTAAATAAATTCAGATGGTTTACTTGCAACGTATGTGCCTGATTATGGGTCTGTTGATTATCTTGCTTTCTGTAACGAACGAATGCTATGAAGCTAATTCTACCCGTTTTACTGTTCAGTGCCGCTCACGCAAGCGCTCAGCTACCGGTATCAACAGCCCGGCCCGATTCGATACCGGGTATACCGTTTTCCGGCACCATGCCCATTGCTCGGCCGGGTAATTCGTTCTACCGGGACCATCGCGATCCGAACAATGTCGTACGGGCTACGCTGGATAATATGCCGGTGAAAGTCCCGGATTCGTCCGAACATTTTTTCATGCAACAAGTCTATCCGCCATCCTGGCAACGTATAGAGCCAAACCGGCAACGTCCCGGTTTACCGCCAATCGTGCCAGGCAAACCGGAAAAATAGCGGGTTAGTCGGCCAGAGCCTGGGCCAGATCAGCGATTAGATCATCGGCATGTTCCAGGCCAATCGACAGGCGCAACAGGTTTTGGGGTGTTGCGGAGGTTGGCCCTTCGACGCTGGCCCGGTGTTCGATCAGGCTTTCGACTCCGCCCAGACTCGTTGCCCGTGTGAACAGTTTCAGCTTTCCGAGAAACCGGATGGCTTCTGCGGCTCCCCCGTTTATCTGCACCGACAGCATAGCGCCGGGGGCATTCATTTGCTGTTGAATTAATGCGCGATCGGGATGATTGAGCAAACCTGGATAGTGTACCTTTTCGACCCCATAATGACCGTTCAGAAATTCGGCAACAGCCTGGGCGGTAACCGTCTGCGCCCGTATCCGTACGCCCAGCGTCTTAATCCCTCGGCTGACGAGCCAGCAGTCGAAGGGAGAGGGCACGGCTCCGGATAGCCCCTGCAAGAGCCGGATTCGTTGCGCAAATTCGGTATCGCGCTTAAAAATCAACGCACCCCCCAATACGTCGCTGTGGCCGCTGAGGTATTTGGTCGTTGAGTGCATCACCACATCGCAGTTGAAGTCGAACGGGCGCTGGAGTACAGGGGTAGCCCATGTGTTGTCACAAACGCAGATGGCCCCGGCCTCATGAGCCAGGCGACTCACTGTTAGCAAATCGGTAATCGACAGCATCGGGTTCGACGGTGTTTCGCACCACACAACGCGCGTATTCCCGTGGATAGCCTGCTGGACAGCATCCAGATTGCGCATGTCCACCCGCGTATACGTTAGTCCCCACGGATGAAACACCTGTTCGAGCAGCGCGGGCGTGCCGTAGTAGGCATCGGCTGAGAGAACGACATGATCACCGGGACTCAGTGCCTGAAATAGGGTCATTGCGGCCGCCTGACCGGATGAGAAGGCCATGCCGACCGCTCCGCCTTCGAGTGCCGCCAGGGCTTTCTCCAGGGCTTCCCGCGTTGGGTTATTAGGCCGGGTATAGGTGTAGCCAGCGGGTAACTCGTTGGTTTCATTACGGGCAAACGTAGTAGACAGGTATATAGGTGGAACAACGGCCCCGGTAGTCGGATCGGGCTGATGGGTAGCGCGGAGGGCGAGGGTATCGAAATGCATCATAGTCGTCTGAGAGATGGGTTGGCAGATTCTCTTCCTGTCAAAAAAACGCGAAAGACAGCGCGCACCTGATGAACCATTAATCGGTCGCAATCATTCCGATATGCCGGATTGACGCTGTTACCACCGCAGTCGAACGGGTATTCGCTGGGCTGAAATGGATGACGGCGGATAAGTAATCTCGGCTCCAGTTTTATACACGCAGTAAACAAAAAGAGAATAATAGTAGAATAAAAGTTGTCTGTAATTTGGTTATTTACCTGGTAATGAAGATTTTTATAGTGTAAACGGTAGCGGGCTCCGAATGTTGGCACGTTATACGTAGCTGCCGTAACTAACCCATGTTGACCGAATGCCCTATCTGGACACGTACGCACCAGCGTTAACAACTGCTCAGGCTGCCCATCTGCTCCGACGGGCCACCTTTGGCCCTACGCAGGCTGAAATCACTAGTTTTACCGGATTGACGGCCACCCAGGCAGTACAACAGCTGATCAATAATGCTAATTATGCTCCGCCACCGCCGGTCGATATAGATGCCACCGAACCGACGGCCGGACAAACCTACCTGGATAAGCCATTCAACGGGGATCGCAATTTCGACTTTGGGCATTACCTGCGCTACTGGTGGCTGGGGTTGATGACGTCGCAGACGGCCCCGCCGAGTCTGCTCGATAAACTCACGCTTTTCTGGCAAAATCATTTCGTGGCAACCCGCGAAGTGGTTGATGATTACCGCTTTGTCAATCAGTACCTGCTGCTGTTGCGCAATAACGCGCTGGGCAATTTCCGCACGCTGGTGACGAAGATCAGCAAGGAGCCCGCCATGTTGCGCTATCTCAATGGCGACGAGAACGAAGTGGGGAAGCCGAATGAAAACTATGCCCGCGAACTTCAGGAATTGTTTACGGTGGGAGCCGTTGACTTCGCAGGAAATAAAAATTACACCGAAGACGACGTAAAAGCAGCCGCCCGAGTGCTAACCGGCTGGAAATATACAAACTACTGGGTGCGAGGGTCAACGAGCTTTGCGACAAAGTTTGTCAACAGCAAGCACGATTCGACCAACAAGACGTTTTCGGCCCGGTACAATTCGACCGTGATTACGGGCCGGGCGACAGATCCATCGGCAACGGTGACGGCGGGTGATGCCGAGCTGGACGATCTGGTGACGATGCTCCTGAACCACCCACAAACCCCCCGGTTTATTTGCCGGAAGCTGTATCGCTGGTATGTTAATCCCAACATTACGCAAACGATTGAAGATAACGTCATTATCCCGCTGGCGCAATTCTTTTCGAGTGCCGGCAATAACTACGCCATCCAGCCGGTCATCGTTAAACTACTGACGAGCCAGATCTTCTTCGACGACGCCAACAAAGGCGCTATCGTCAAATCACCGGCTGATATGGCTGTTGGGGCCATGCGGTTTTTCAATCAGCCCGTGCCCGACATGACTACCGATTATGCAGCCTTCAATAAGTACTTTAGCTTCATGTACTGGCGGATGCGCGATCTACAGATGGCCCTCATCGATCAGCCGTCTGTGTTTGGGTACGAAGCGTATTACCAGACAGGCTATTCGAAAATCTGGATGAATACCACTACCATTGCCCTGCGAAGTGACTATACCGATGCGTATATCTGGCGGTGGCTTGAAGTGAAACCTGGGTACAAAATGGGCATCGACCTCTTGGCCTGGGCCACTTCGTTACAGCCTAATTTCGCCGATACCGCCGGAACACCCGCTATCTCCTGTGCAGATGTGCAGGCCGGGTTCTCGAAAAACCTGTTCGCTATTGAGCTGTTGCAATCCCAGAAAGATTTCCTGATCGATACGATCATGATGCAGGGCATTCCGCGCACGTCGTGGACATTCGAATGGAACGCGTATCGAAATGCGCCGACCGATACGAACAAAAAAAACGCGGTGACGTGGCGTTTGCAGAACCTGATGAAATACATGCTTCGCATGGCTGAATACCATATTTTTTAACGGCTACGGTATAACGCACGCTATTCTATGAAACGCAGAGATTTCCTAACGGCGGCATCCGCGAGTGTTCTGCCCGTGCTGTTGGATGGTTTCGGACTGAAGGCCATGAACCGGCAGTCGGTGCTGGTTCAGTCGCTGTTAAACACTACGGCGGTTACCGGCGACCGCGTGCTGGTTATCGTTTACCTGAACGGCGGCAACGACGGCCTCAATACGGTCATTCCCGTTGATCAGTTATCCACGTACAACGCGCTGCGGTCGAACATTGCGATTCCGCAGAACAAGATTTTAGCGCTGGACGGCAATCCGGCTACGGGCCTGCACCCGGCCATGACCGGTATGCGCGATCTGTATAATGACGGGAAACTATCGATCGTTCATTCCGTGTCGTATCCGAATCCCGATCAGTCGCATTACCGGTCGACCGACATCTGGATGACCGCCGTTGATGCGAACCAGACCTCAACATCGGGTTGGGCCGGTCGGTATCTCGAAGGACAGTTCCCCGGTTATCCGGCTGGCTATCCCAATGCGCAAATGGAAGATCCGCTGGCCATTCAGATCGGGTACCTGACCTCAACGGCCCTGCTCGGGAGCCAGCAGTCGATGGGTATTGCGTTGAGCGACCCCAATAGCTTCTATCAGCTGGTTGGATCGGGGGATGCTACATCGCCGGGCGACCTTCCCTGCTGCGATGCGGGTGATCTGATTTCGTTCATTCGGAAACAACAATCGTTGTCGGTGGGCTACGCAGCCGAGATCAAACGGGCGGCTGATGCGGGTAAAAATCTGGCAACCTACCCGGCCTCGACCGCTAAAAATTCGCTGGCCGATCAGTTAAAGATCGTGGCCCGCCTGATTCACGGCGGTCTGAAAACGAAAATCTATTTTGTCTCCCTGAGCGGATTCGATACCCATTCGGGCCAGGTGGACAGCAGTGACGTAACACAGGGCGAACATGCCACGTTGCTGGGCAAACTGTCGACGGCCATTGCTACGTTTCAGCAGGATTTAAAATTACAGGGTACCGACGATCGGGTGGTGGGAATGACCTTCTCCGAATTTGGCCGACGCGCCAATTCAAACAACTCCAAAGGGACCGATCATGGCGTGGCCGCTCCGATGTTTGTGTTTGGAAAAAATGTGAAACACCAGACTATCGGTCAGAACCCCGATCTGGCGAACCTGACAGGGCAGTCAGGTAATAAGGAAATCAATATGCAAATCGATTTCCGGCGCATTTACACCGACGTGCTGAACGATTGGTTTGGCTCGCCCCCCACTACAACCAGCAATCTGTTATTTCGGGAATTTCCGACGGTATCGCTGTTTTCGGATACCGTCGAAACACTGGCCTCGGGTAATTGGATGGACCGATCCATGTGGACGGTTGGCCGGGTTCCGTTCGCGAATGAATACGTTAAAGTCAACACTGGGCACACCATGACCCTCAATGAAACCATCACGGTCAAGCGGCTTCAGTTAAACGGCAAAATCAAGTTTACCGGCCCCTACACGATCCGAATGACCGGGTAGGGGCGCGGTCTATTCACTCTTGAGCACGGTGGCCGGATTTTTTCGGGCAGCTCTTACCGTTTGCGAGCCAATCAGCAGGAAAGCCAGGGCCATAACGATCGCTACACCCAACAACAGATTGCTTAAACCGATGGGCTGATGATAGGCAAAGTTGGTCAAAACGACGCGGTCGAAAAAGAAGTAGGTGACTGGTAGGGCAACGCACGTAGCCACGGCAAGCATTCCCAAAAAGCCACGGCTCAATAGATAGATCAAACCGCTTTCACTGGCACCCAGCACCTTACGAATGCTGATTTCCTTCAAGCGGGTTTCGGTGGTGAACACAACCATGCCAAATAAGCCTAGTGAGGCAATGCAGATGGCCAGAAACGCAATGAAGCCGATTACTTTGAGCACCACCGAGAACTGGCTGTAAGCTTCCTCAAGCTGATCGTCGTAGAATTTGGCATCCAGCGGATGAACCTTGTCAATTGTTCGCCAGGCATTGTCAATGCTCGCCATGGTAGCCGGTAAATCGGTGGCGGCAATCTTGACGTTCAGGTAGCCCCAGGGTTCTTCGGATGAATAGCGGAAGATGACCGGTTCAATCTTTCGATCCACACTGCCGTAGTGGAAATCGTTGAGAACACCCACGATAGCCAGCTTTTGACCGTCTGCTGTCACAAACTGACCCAGGGCTTTTTCGGGATTTCCTTGCGCAATATTGAACCGTTTCAAAACCTGTTCATTCACAATGACTTCGCGCTCTTCGCCTTTCTTGGGGCGTAGGGTGAAATTTCTTCCGGCGAGCAATTTGTGGTTGTGGACGGGCAAGTACTGTTCGTCGACCTGATTAAGCCAAACCATTGCCGAATCATTCGGATCCTGGTATTTCATGGTGGTGCCATGAATACTGCCCAGACTGGTTATCATCATGGATTGGGAAACGGCGCGCACGGCGGGAATTTCCGCCAGTTTTTTTGACAGCAGGTTTCCTTTGTTTCCCTGTAAACGAATATTCAGAATGTTCTCGGTCGTGAAGCCCAGATCGAAGGCGATAAAGCCCCGATACTGGCTGTACCCGATCAACGTTGTGGCAATGAAGACCAGCGAAAGGGTATACTGAATGACAATCAACGCCTTACGTGTGCTAATATGGCGAAACAGACTTATAGCCGTTACGTCTTTAAGCACCTGGAGGGCGTTGATGCGGGCAAAAAACAAGGCGGGTAAAAAACCGGCAGCCAGCCCAACGCCGATAGCCAGGGTGATGAAGTAAAGGATGATACGGGGCGATAATTCGAGCGTGACGAGGGTGCCAATGCGTGGGTCAAGGGCAAGAAACTGGGTTCTCAAGACTAAGAACAGGCAAAATGAAAAAAACAGCGCCATCAGAGAAATGAGTACCGATTCGGCCATAAACTGCCCCAGCACGTGGCTTTTCAGGGCACCCACCAGTTTGCGGATGCCCACCTCCCGCGAGCGCCGGAGCGACCGGGCGATGGACAGGTTGGTGTAATTAAAACAGGCGGAAAGGATGACGACGAAGGCCAGTCCGCCCAAAATCCAGACGACAATAGGCGGCATGGTCGGCCCAATGGCGTTGTCGAGTTTCCGCCCCAGGGCCGCTTCTTTTAACGGCTGGAGGGTTACCGTAAACGATCTATTCTTCAGAGCCGCATTTTCCTGGGTATTCAAGTTCGCCAGCGCGGTCTGTACCGATTTTGGATTACTGGTTTCGGGTAAAACGAGGTATACATAATTCTGCCACACATTCTCCCAGCTGTAGAAATTGGGATCTGTTTTGGCGAATTGGGCCTCTGCCGTAGCGAACGAAACGAGCGCGTCGAACCGTAGATGCGAGCGTTTGGGAACATCGTTTGCCACGCCGGTCACAACGTAATTCAGGGTATCGAACCGAACGAATTTACCAAGTGGGTTTATATCTCCGAACAGCTTACGGGCCGTTTTTTCGGCTAATACCAGCGAGTACGGTTCTTTCAAGGCCGTTGCCGGATCACCAGCCAGCAGGGGGAAGGTAAACACCTTGAAAAACGAACGGTCGGCCCACAGGGCATTCAGTGGTATGACCGTTTCGCCCACGTGAGCATCCCCCGAAAAGCCGTTGCGAAGAATCGTCAGGTCTTCTACACCAGCCACTGTTTTCTGAACCGTTTTGCCGACCTTGATCGATGTAGAGGCTAAATCAACCGCCGGTTGATCCAGATTCTTATACGTCGTGATGACGCGGTACGTTCGGTCTTTCTTGACCTGAAAATCATCGTACGACCGTAAATCGGTAGTCAGCGCAATGATGAGCAGCCCCACCGACATACTGACGGCCAGGCCGAAAATGTTGATAAAGGAAAATAATTTGTTGCGCACCAGGCTGCGCCGGGAGGTTTTGAGGTAGCTGCCAATCATGATCCAGTGGATGAACAGGTTCAGAAAATCGGGTTTGCGGATGGTATACAAGCGGAAAAACTTCAGCGCATCGAGGCAATAGATCAGTCGTGCCCGTCGGGAGCCTTTGGTTTTCAGATTACGCTCAAAGTATTCATGCAGATCGCCCTGCAAATCTTCGAGTAAGTCGGGCCGACAATACCAGGCAAGCAGACGCTGCGCCCAGCGAGGTGGCTGCGGTGGTTCTGGGTTTTGTGGCCCGACATTTCGTGGTCCGACATTTCGGTTGTTAACGGTTTTCATAACGAGCCTTCCAGATTAAAGCCAGGAATGATGCGCCAGAGCGCTTCGCGTATTTCTTTGGCCTTTAGCAGTGCCACTTTACCCGCGTGTGTTACCTCATAATAGCGCTTTCGTTTGCCACCCCTCGCACTGGTCGATTCGCCCAACTGGCTTTTTACCAGTCCTTTCTCTTCCAGCCGATTTAATACCGCATGAACGACGCCTAACTTGGCAGACCGCCCAGTATATTTTTCCAGCTCATCACAAATAGCAACGCTGTAGGCATCGCTAACGAGAGCCGCAATGGTCAGCAGGACCAGTTCTTCAAATTCGCCCAGGTTCGTTCCTTTCATTAACTGGCCAAGTATCGTCTACAATCAATTTAACCCTTAAATGTATGTATTATCTTTATTTACTCACTATTTGTATGTAAAATAATTATTTCTTGTAATCCTACTATCTTTAGGCGAACCGTATGCAAGCATACTATTAATATGGACTCTATTTATAAATCCCTATCCCTTACCGAATCGGGTGGCGTCATGACCGTTACATTACTGGGTCCGGGCAAGGGGAATGCGATGGGTCCGGAGTTTTGGGACGAACTGCCCAGGGCAATGGACGAAATCAACCGGATGCACGACATTCGGTGTATTGTTTTCCGGGGGAGTGGTGATCACTACAGCTACGGCCTGAATCTGCCGCAGATGATGCCTAAACTAGCTGCCATGACGACCGGGGCTGTGGTGGCGCACCAGCGCGCCGATCTGATGGCCCAGATTCGGCAGATGCAGCTGGGCTTTCAGAAAATGCACGAGTCGCCCAAACCCGTGATTGCCGCTGTCCACGGCTGGTGCATTGGCGGGGGCGTCAATATGATCGCGGCTGCCGACATTCGACTCTGTTCGCGCGAGGCAACATTCAGCCTGCGCGAAGCGAAGTTGGCCATCACGCCCGATATTGGTGGTTTGCAGTTTCTACCGCCCATTATCGGGCAGGGCTTCACCCGCGAAATGGCGTTTACGGGCGCTGACTACGATGCAGCCTTTGCCGAACGAATTGGGTTGGTAAACCACGTCTACGATACCCCTGATCTGCTTTTCGACGCAGCCGCTACGCTGGCCAGACAGATT of Spirosoma agri contains these proteins:
- a CDS encoding DUF1501 domain-containing protein, which translates into the protein MKRRDFLTAASASVLPVLLDGFGLKAMNRQSVLVQSLLNTTAVTGDRVLVIVYLNGGNDGLNTVIPVDQLSTYNALRSNIAIPQNKILALDGNPATGLHPAMTGMRDLYNDGKLSIVHSVSYPNPDQSHYRSTDIWMTAVDANQTSTSGWAGRYLEGQFPGYPAGYPNAQMEDPLAIQIGYLTSTALLGSQQSMGIALSDPNSFYQLVGSGDATSPGDLPCCDAGDLISFIRKQQSLSVGYAAEIKRAADAGKNLATYPASTAKNSLADQLKIVARLIHGGLKTKIYFVSLSGFDTHSGQVDSSDVTQGEHATLLGKLSTAIATFQQDLKLQGTDDRVVGMTFSEFGRRANSNNSKGTDHGVAAPMFVFGKNVKHQTIGQNPDLANLTGQSGNKEINMQIDFRRIYTDVLNDWFGSPPTTTSNLLFREFPTVSLFSDTVETLASGNWMDRSMWTVGRVPFANEYVKVNTGHTMTLNETITVKRLQLNGKIKFTGPYTIRMTG
- a CDS encoding ABC transporter permease, which produces MKTVNNRNVGPRNVGPQNPEPPQPPRWAQRLLAWYCRPDLLEDLQGDLHEYFERNLKTKGSRRARLIYCLDALKFFRLYTIRKPDFLNLFIHWIMIGSYLKTSRRSLVRNKLFSFINIFGLAVSMSVGLLIIALTTDLRSYDDFQVKKDRTYRVITTYKNLDQPAVDLASTSIKVGKTVQKTVAGVEDLTILRNGFSGDAHVGETVIPLNALWADRSFFKVFTFPLLAGDPATALKEPYSLVLAEKTARKLFGDINPLGKFVRFDTLNYVVTGVANDVPKRSHLRFDALVSFATAEAQFAKTDPNFYSWENVWQNYVYLVLPETSNPKSVQTALANLNTQENAALKNRSFTVTLQPLKEAALGRKLDNAIGPTMPPIVVWILGGLAFVVILSACFNYTNLSIARSLRRSREVGIRKLVGALKSHVLGQFMAESVLISLMALFFSFCLFLVLRTQFLALDPRIGTLVTLELSPRIILYFITLAIGVGLAAGFLPALFFARINALQVLKDVTAISLFRHISTRKALIVIQYTLSLVFIATTLIGYSQYRGFIAFDLGFTTENILNIRLQGNKGNLLSKKLAEIPAVRAVSQSMMITSLGSIHGTTMKYQDPNDSAMVWLNQVDEQYLPVHNHKLLAGRNFTLRPKKGEEREVIVNEQVLKRFNIAQGNPEKALGQFVTADGQKLAIVGVLNDFHYGSVDRKIEPVIFRYSSEEPWGYLNVKIAATDLPATMASIDNAWRTIDKVHPLDAKFYDDQLEEAYSQFSVVLKVIGFIAFLAICIASLGLFGMVVFTTETRLKEISIRKVLGASESGLIYLLSRGFLGMLAVATCVALPVTYFFFDRVVLTNFAYHQPIGLSNLLLGVAIVMALAFLLIGSQTVRAARKNPATVLKSE
- a CDS encoding PadR family transcriptional regulator encodes the protein MKGTNLGEFEELVLLTIAALVSDAYSVAICDELEKYTGRSAKLGVVHAVLNRLEEKGLVKSQLGESTSARGGKRKRYYEVTHAGKVALLKAKEIREALWRIIPGFNLEGSL
- a CDS encoding crotonase/enoyl-CoA hydratase family protein, which translates into the protein MDSIYKSLSLTESGGVMTVTLLGPGKGNAMGPEFWDELPRAMDEINRMHDIRCIVFRGSGDHYSYGLNLPQMMPKLAAMTTGAVVAHQRADLMAQIRQMQLGFQKMHESPKPVIAAVHGWCIGGGVNMIAAADIRLCSREATFSLREAKLAITPDIGGLQFLPPIIGQGFTREMAFTGADYDAAFAERIGLVNHVYDTPDLLFDAAATLARQIAENPATAVQGAKRVLNYSLNKSIEDGLQYVAVWNSSQLQSDDFSEAIQATMEKRKAEFNKKTNRGY